One stretch of Bordetella avium DNA includes these proteins:
- a CDS encoding NADP-dependent malic enzyme — protein sequence MDETFTKLALDYHAYPTPGKISVTPTKTLANQDDLSLAYSPGVAAACMAIFDKGNEAASMYTSRANLVGVITNGTAVLGLGNIGPLAAKPVMEGKGCLFKKFAGIDVFDIELAENDPDKLVDIIAALEPTLGGVNLEDIKAPECFYIEKKLRERMKIPVFHDDQHGTAIISAAAILNGLKVVGKEMGNVKLACSGAGAAAIACLDLLVHLGIKRENIYVVDSRGVIWEGRDENMEANKRRYAQQTEARTLADVVKDADVFLGCSTAGVLTGEMVKTMAVSPLILALANPEPEIRPEVAKAARPDCIIATGRSDYPNQVNNVLCFPFIFRGALDVGATRITEEMKLACVKAIAELAQAEQNDEVARAYAGQELTFGPEYIIPKPFDPRLIVQIAPAVAQAAAESGVASRPIEDLDAYRQKLMGFVYHSGQLMRPLFRQAKTAPKRVVYADGEDERVLRAVQVVVDEKLAFPILIGRPAVIEMRIKKFGLRLAAGQNIEIVDPEDDSRYNDTWQAYYQLQARNGVTPTVAKSMIRKHNTLIGAMLLRRGDADALLCGVASKYDNQLKYIDEVIGTKPGQTFAALNVLMLPDQTLFVADTHVNENPTAEEVANITIQAGEEMMRFGVVPKIALLSHSNFGSRPTESSRKMALARRLVAERAPHLEVDGEMHADAALSEKIRVQAYPDSSLKGPANLLVMPNLDTGNITYNMLKMTGSNGVSMGPILLGAARPVHILTTSATVRRIVNMTALAVVDAQQEAEVS from the coding sequence ATGGACGAAACTTTCACCAAGCTGGCGTTGGACTACCACGCCTATCCCACCCCCGGCAAAATCTCCGTCACCCCGACCAAGACGCTGGCCAACCAGGATGACCTGTCGCTGGCCTACTCCCCCGGCGTGGCCGCAGCTTGCATGGCCATCTTCGACAAAGGCAACGAAGCCGCGTCGATGTACACCTCGCGCGCCAATCTGGTCGGCGTAATCACCAACGGCACTGCCGTGCTGGGCCTGGGCAACATCGGTCCGCTGGCGGCCAAGCCGGTCATGGAAGGCAAGGGCTGCTTGTTCAAGAAGTTCGCGGGTATCGATGTGTTCGATATCGAACTGGCTGAAAACGATCCCGACAAACTGGTCGACATCATCGCCGCGCTAGAGCCCACGCTGGGCGGCGTCAACCTCGAAGACATCAAAGCGCCGGAATGCTTCTACATCGAAAAGAAGCTGCGCGAGCGCATGAAGATTCCCGTCTTCCATGACGACCAGCACGGCACCGCCATCATCTCGGCCGCCGCCATCCTGAACGGCCTGAAAGTGGTCGGCAAGGAAATGGGCAACGTCAAGCTGGCCTGCTCCGGCGCCGGCGCCGCCGCCATCGCCTGCCTGGATCTACTGGTCCACCTTGGCATCAAGCGCGAAAACATCTACGTGGTGGATTCGCGCGGGGTGATCTGGGAAGGCCGCGACGAGAACATGGAGGCCAACAAGCGCCGTTATGCGCAGCAAACCGAGGCTCGCACGCTGGCTGATGTGGTCAAGGATGCCGACGTATTCTTGGGCTGCTCCACTGCTGGCGTGCTGACTGGCGAGATGGTCAAGACCATGGCGGTTTCGCCGCTGATTCTGGCTTTGGCCAATCCCGAACCGGAAATCCGCCCGGAAGTGGCCAAGGCCGCTCGCCCGGACTGCATTATTGCGACCGGCCGCTCCGACTATCCCAACCAGGTCAACAACGTCCTGTGCTTCCCCTTCATTTTCCGTGGCGCGCTGGATGTCGGCGCCACGCGCATCACTGAAGAAATGAAACTGGCCTGCGTGAAGGCCATCGCCGAGCTGGCCCAGGCCGAGCAAAACGACGAAGTCGCCCGCGCCTATGCAGGCCAGGAACTGACGTTCGGCCCGGAATACATCATTCCCAAGCCTTTCGATCCGCGCCTGATCGTCCAGATCGCGCCGGCCGTGGCCCAGGCTGCCGCCGAGTCCGGCGTGGCCAGCCGCCCCATCGAAGATCTTGATGCCTATCGCCAAAAGCTGATGGGCTTCGTGTACCACTCCGGTCAGCTGATGCGCCCGCTGTTCCGCCAGGCCAAGACCGCTCCCAAGCGCGTGGTTTACGCCGACGGTGAAGATGAGCGCGTGCTGCGCGCCGTGCAGGTCGTGGTCGACGAAAAACTCGCTTTCCCCATCCTGATCGGCCGCCCCGCAGTCATCGAGATGCGCATCAAGAAGTTCGGCCTGCGTCTTGCCGCAGGCCAGAACATCGAGATCGTCGATCCTGAGGACGATAGCCGCTACAACGACACCTGGCAGGCTTACTATCAGCTCCAAGCTCGCAACGGCGTCACGCCGACCGTGGCCAAGAGCATGATCCGCAAGCACAACACCCTCATCGGCGCTATGCTGCTTCGCCGTGGCGATGCCGACGCGCTGCTGTGCGGCGTGGCCAGCAAGTACGACAACCAGCTCAAGTACATCGATGAGGTCATTGGCACCAAACCTGGCCAGACCTTCGCCGCGCTCAATGTGCTGATGCTGCCCGACCAAACGCTGTTCGTCGCTGACACCCACGTCAACGAAAATCCGACGGCCGAAGAAGTCGCCAACATCACCATTCAGGCCGGTGAGGAAATGATGCGCTTTGGCGTAGTGCCCAAGATTGCACTGCTGTCGCACTCCAACTTCGGCAGCCGTCCGACCGAATCCTCGCGCAAGATGGCACTAGCCCGCCGCCTGGTCGCTGAACGCGCGCCGCATCTGGAAGTCGATGGTGAAATGCATGCCGACGCAGCACTGTCGGAAAAAATCCGCGTCCAGGCCTATCCTGACAGCTCGCTCAAGGGTCCGGCCAATCTGTTGGTGATGCCCAATCTGGATACCGGCAACATCACTTACAACATGCTCAAGATGACGGGCAGCAACGGCGTGAGCATGGGCCCCATCCTGCTGGGCGCAGCCCGTCCGGTGCACATCCTAACCACCAGCGCCACCGTGCGCCGCATCGTCAACATGACGGCGCTGGCCGTCGTGGACGCGCAGCAAGAGGCCGAAGTCAGCTAA
- a CDS encoding TonB-dependent receptor: MTTQSFSVRTAALPPQRRFSTALLALTVSASAQAADTAAPAPAQLAPIDVTERAQPGVKTDHSASPKYVQPLLDIPQTINIIPQSLLREQNDNSLREALSNVSGITFNAGEGGGGSGDNINIRGFNASTDIQVDGLRDTGQTYRSDLFNMESVEVIKGPNSVFGGAGTTGGNINLISKRPLNEDFIRADTALGSDRYRRVTLDANQTLPGSAAAWRLNLMAHGNDVPGRPRVDRKRWGIAPSMTLGAGGATQWTLSYSFQTDHNLPDYGVPARNGAPLAGRNAYFGWRNLDRENVDSHVATSDIQHRFDSGLILQNLTRYSKLERDTVISAAHINIRGLPVGYYKPAGPQAYGRDSFNTLAANQTNLRTRFELLGMTHQMVAGIELSDETYHRKTYGYGIASHYPAGGYPLARPPGHWTGPTQRKTSSKDHASLQTRALYLMDNISVSPQWDIGVGLRHDWVRGALHSMPVNGAERRLKTNDRALSGRGSLTYKPTEAGRIYLAYGNSFNPSAEWLVTTGRGVTAANQGLAPERNHSWELGSKWELIERQLAVNAALFQVTKQNARETQTDGSTTLSGKQRVRGLELGVAGKLTPQWEIYANYTYLDSKTLKFASRPGQEGRPLGNTPRHSASLWNTYTWHSGWRAGYGLRAIGKRAVSSSGGGELPGYIVHSMMVAYQVNRNLGLQLNIDNLTDKVFIERVRQNAGSDARSSAIEYGSGRSAILSASWRY; encoded by the coding sequence ATGACTACTCAATCTTTTTCTGTGCGCACTGCAGCCCTCCCTCCGCAACGCCGCTTCAGCACGGCACTCCTCGCGCTGACGGTCTCGGCAAGCGCCCAGGCAGCCGACACGGCAGCACCCGCGCCTGCTCAGCTCGCCCCCATCGACGTCACCGAGCGGGCGCAACCCGGTGTCAAAACGGATCACTCCGCCTCACCCAAATACGTACAACCTTTGCTGGATATACCTCAAACCATCAATATCATCCCCCAAAGTCTGTTGCGCGAACAAAACGACAACAGTTTGCGCGAAGCATTGTCCAACGTCTCCGGTATCACTTTCAACGCGGGCGAAGGTGGCGGCGGATCGGGCGACAACATCAACATCCGGGGCTTTAATGCCAGCACCGATATTCAGGTCGACGGCCTGCGCGACACCGGGCAGACCTATCGCAGCGACCTCTTCAACATGGAGTCGGTAGAAGTCATCAAGGGCCCGAACTCGGTGTTCGGCGGCGCAGGAACGACAGGCGGCAACATCAACCTGATCAGCAAGCGTCCTCTCAATGAGGACTTTATCCGCGCTGACACTGCCTTGGGCAGCGATCGTTACCGGCGAGTCACGCTGGATGCCAATCAAACCTTGCCCGGCTCGGCGGCGGCGTGGCGCCTGAACCTCATGGCGCACGGCAACGATGTCCCGGGTCGGCCTCGTGTGGACCGCAAGCGTTGGGGCATCGCACCGTCCATGACGCTGGGCGCGGGCGGCGCCACGCAATGGACACTCAGTTACTCCTTCCAGACCGACCACAATCTGCCCGACTACGGCGTCCCCGCGCGCAACGGGGCGCCGCTGGCAGGGCGGAATGCCTATTTCGGATGGCGCAATCTAGACCGCGAAAATGTGGACTCTCATGTCGCCACCTCAGACATCCAGCATCGTTTCGACTCCGGGCTCATCCTGCAAAACCTGACGCGCTATTCCAAACTAGAACGCGACACCGTCATTTCCGCAGCTCACATCAACATCCGCGGACTGCCAGTCGGTTACTACAAACCAGCCGGTCCGCAAGCCTATGGGCGGGACTCGTTCAACACCCTGGCAGCCAATCAAACCAATCTGCGCACGCGATTCGAATTGCTAGGCATGACACATCAAATGGTGGCTGGCATTGAGCTTTCTGACGAAACCTATCATCGTAAAACCTATGGCTATGGCATCGCCAGCCACTACCCCGCTGGCGGCTATCCCCTGGCTCGGCCGCCCGGACACTGGACGGGGCCCACGCAGCGCAAGACCAGCAGCAAGGACCACGCCTCGCTGCAAACCCGCGCGCTTTACCTCATGGACAACATCTCAGTGTCGCCCCAATGGGATATCGGTGTGGGTCTGCGTCACGACTGGGTCAGGGGCGCGCTACACAGCATGCCCGTCAACGGTGCCGAACGTCGCCTCAAGACAAACGACCGCGCGCTCAGCGGACGCGGCTCACTCACCTACAAACCCACCGAAGCTGGCCGCATCTACCTCGCCTATGGCAATTCTTTCAATCCGTCGGCCGAATGGCTAGTCACCACAGGACGGGGCGTCACTGCGGCCAATCAAGGCCTGGCCCCGGAACGCAATCACAGCTGGGAACTGGGCAGCAAATGGGAGTTGATCGAGCGCCAACTGGCCGTCAACGCCGCGCTGTTTCAAGTCACAAAACAGAACGCCCGCGAGACCCAGACAGATGGCAGCACCACCTTGAGCGGTAAACAACGGGTGCGCGGTCTGGAGCTCGGCGTTGCGGGCAAGCTGACACCGCAATGGGAAATCTACGCCAACTACACCTATCTAGACAGCAAGACGCTCAAGTTCGCCTCGAGACCTGGCCAGGAAGGCCGGCCGCTGGGCAATACCCCGCGCCATAGCGCAAGTCTTTGGAACACCTATACCTGGCATTCCGGCTGGCGGGCGGGTTATGGGCTGCGCGCCATAGGCAAGCGAGCCGTGAGCTCGTCAGGTGGTGGAGAACTGCCTGGCTACATCGTCCACAGCATGATGGTGGCTTACCAGGTTAACCGCAATCTCGGCCTGCAATTGAATATCGACAACCTCACCGACAAGGTATTTATCGAACGCGTGCGACAGAACGCAGGTAGTGATGCCCGCTCCTCTGCGATCGAATACGGTAGCGGGCGGTCGGCGATACTGAGCGCTTCCTGGCGCTACTGA
- a CDS encoding Fe2+-dependent dioxygenase, with amino-acid sequence MLLHIPEVLAANFAQHSLRALQGADWIDGAQTAGFQSAQVKRNRQLPADSPIGLQIAAEIERALMRMPLFLSGALPTRIFPPLFNRYAEGDGFGIHVDNAIRYPPGESRGVRTDLSATLFLSPPDTYDGGELIIQDSYGEHRVKLPAGDMVLYPAGSLHRVTAVTRGERIAAFFWIQSLVRDDGQRSLLFELDGAIQDAAQELGVGAPSVVTLTGVYHNLLRRWASP; translated from the coding sequence ATGCTGCTGCATATCCCCGAAGTGCTTGCGGCCAACTTCGCACAGCACAGCCTGCGGGCGCTGCAAGGCGCCGACTGGATAGACGGCGCGCAGACCGCCGGCTTTCAGTCGGCGCAAGTCAAGCGCAACCGGCAGCTACCCGCCGACAGCCCGATCGGGCTGCAAATTGCCGCCGAAATCGAACGGGCGCTAATGCGCATGCCGCTCTTTCTCTCAGGTGCGCTGCCAACGCGCATCTTCCCGCCCCTGTTCAACCGCTACGCCGAAGGAGACGGCTTTGGCATTCATGTTGATAATGCCATCCGCTACCCACCCGGCGAATCGCGCGGGGTGCGCACCGATCTATCGGCCACGTTGTTTCTCAGCCCGCCTGACACCTATGATGGCGGTGAGCTGATCATCCAAGACAGCTATGGCGAGCATCGCGTGAAGCTGCCGGCCGGTGACATGGTGCTCTACCCTGCCGGCAGCCTGCACCGCGTCACGGCCGTCACACGAGGCGAGCGCATCGCGGCCTTCTTCTGGATACAAAGCCTGGTGCGAGATGACGGTCAGCGGTCCTTGCTGTTCGAACTCGATGGTGCGATTCAAGACGCTGCTCAAGAGCTGGGCGTCGGCGCCCCCAGTGTCGTCACATTGACGGGCGTCTATCACAATCTGCTGCGCCGCTGGGCCAGCCCATAA
- a CDS encoding OPT family oligopeptide transporter, with product MVAGLRVPDESSLPELTVRGVLLGVVITVIFTASNVFLGLKVGLTFSSAIPAAVISMSVLRFFPGANILENNMVQTQASAAGTLSSVIFILPALVMLGYWQNFPFWQTLLICAAGGMLGVMFSIPLRHLMVVKSSLPYPEGVAAAEILRVGDKARGAPGASVGMGDILVGGGVAALVSFAASGLRVLGETVNGWWSIGGAVLRLPMGFSLALLGAGYLIGIVAGLAMLTGLIIAWGVAVPILTLQSAASAGQSLAEFGTHIWSTQVRFIGAGVIGVGAVWTLVLLFMPMMRGLAGMFGAMAEGGRASGAVPRTERDLPGVWIALLTLVMVAALVMVFANFLADAPAAQGQVWSLVSYAVLFAVVFGFLVAAACGYMAGLVGSSTSPISGIGIVAIVLVSVLMVALHRADGLLASPGGLRLATALAIFTTTAVIAVASIANDNLQDLKTGWLVGATPWRQQVALLIGCLVGAAVISPVLDLLYNAYGFAGALPRPDMDPNLALSAPQASLMLAIASGIFLKDLNWLMILIGVAVGLGLIVVDQVLKHRFKVARLPVLAVGIGIYLPPSISAPIVVGAILAWVLERMLQRRAQARGLTEAEYSMAARRRGVLLASGMIVGESLVGVFMAAVIGASGQDDPLSVVGPGFAATAQWLGLIVFVLVVIGFGRRVLGRGGLAA from the coding sequence ATGGTGGCGGGTTTACGGGTTCCGGATGAGAGTTCCTTGCCGGAACTGACTGTGCGCGGTGTTTTGCTGGGCGTGGTCATCACAGTGATTTTTACGGCGTCCAATGTCTTTTTGGGTCTGAAGGTGGGGTTGACCTTCTCATCAGCCATCCCGGCCGCTGTGATCTCGATGTCAGTATTACGTTTTTTCCCGGGTGCCAACATCCTGGAAAATAATATGGTGCAGACTCAGGCCTCGGCGGCCGGGACGCTTTCGTCCGTCATCTTCATCCTGCCCGCGCTGGTCATGCTGGGCTACTGGCAGAACTTTCCGTTCTGGCAGACGCTGCTCATCTGTGCGGCCGGCGGCATGCTGGGCGTCATGTTTTCCATTCCGTTGCGCCATCTGATGGTGGTCAAGAGTTCGCTGCCTTATCCGGAGGGAGTGGCGGCGGCCGAGATCCTGCGTGTGGGGGATAAGGCCCGCGGAGCACCGGGGGCATCCGTGGGTATGGGTGACATTCTTGTCGGCGGCGGCGTGGCCGCCCTGGTCAGTTTCGCGGCCAGCGGCCTGCGGGTTTTAGGCGAGACCGTCAATGGCTGGTGGTCGATAGGGGGCGCGGTGCTGCGCCTGCCCATGGGCTTTTCGCTCGCTTTGCTCGGGGCGGGTTACCTCATCGGCATCGTAGCCGGCCTGGCCATGCTGACCGGGCTGATCATCGCCTGGGGAGTGGCCGTGCCCATTCTGACGCTTCAGTCTGCAGCGAGCGCGGGTCAAAGCCTGGCCGAGTTCGGCACCCATATCTGGAGTACGCAGGTGCGCTTCATTGGCGCGGGCGTGATCGGCGTGGGGGCGGTCTGGACGCTGGTTTTGCTGTTTATGCCCATGATGCGTGGCCTGGCGGGTATGTTCGGCGCCATGGCCGAGGGCGGGCGTGCAAGCGGCGCGGTCCCGCGCACCGAACGCGATTTGCCTGGCGTGTGGATCGCGCTGCTCACACTGGTGATGGTTGCGGCGCTGGTGATGGTGTTCGCGAACTTCCTGGCCGATGCGCCCGCCGCGCAGGGGCAGGTCTGGTCGCTGGTGAGCTATGCCGTGCTGTTTGCCGTTGTTTTCGGCTTCCTGGTGGCGGCGGCCTGTGGTTATATGGCCGGGCTGGTCGGGTCCTCGACCAGCCCGATTTCCGGCATCGGCATCGTTGCCATCGTGCTGGTGTCGGTGTTGATGGTCGCCCTGCACCGCGCGGATGGTCTGTTGGCTAGTCCCGGAGGGCTGAGGCTGGCGACGGCGCTGGCCATTTTCACCACGACGGCGGTGATCGCCGTCGCCTCCATTGCCAATGACAATTTGCAGGATCTGAAAACCGGCTGGCTCGTAGGAGCGACGCCCTGGCGGCAGCAGGTGGCGCTGCTGATCGGCTGTCTGGTCGGCGCGGCAGTCATCTCGCCGGTGCTGGATCTGCTCTATAACGCCTATGGCTTTGCTGGCGCATTGCCCAGGCCTGACATGGACCCTAACCTGGCACTGTCCGCGCCACAGGCCTCGCTGATGCTGGCGATTGCAAGCGGCATCTTCCTGAAAGACCTCAACTGGCTCATGATCTTGATCGGGGTGGCGGTAGGCCTGGGGCTGATTGTGGTTGATCAGGTTCTCAAACATCGGTTCAAGGTTGCCCGTCTGCCCGTTCTGGCCGTCGGCATCGGCATTTACTTGCCGCCCTCGATCAGTGCGCCCATCGTGGTGGGGGCGATTCTGGCCTGGGTGCTGGAGCGGATGCTGCAGCGTCGGGCCCAGGCGCGAGGCCTGACCGAGGCCGAGTATTCGATGGCGGCCAGACGGCGTGGCGTGTTGCTCGCGTCGGGGATGATCGTGGGCGAAAGCCTGGTCGGGGTGTTTATGGCTGCCGTTATCGGCGCTTCCGGCCAGGATGACCCGCTGTCTGTAGTCGGTCCGGGTTTTGCCGCCACGGCGCAATGGCTGGGGCTGATCGTCTTTGTTTTGGTGGTGATCGGGTTTGGCCGGCGGGTGTTGGGACGCGGGGGCTTGGCGGCTTAG
- the mdeB gene encoding alpha-ketoglutarate dehydrogenase — MPAICPTVDSDAIETAEWRDALSSLLHAEGAERATQVLRCLLAHAADLGLRLPRNSPYLNTIARTDEPAFPGDLALEARLACINRWNALAMVVRANQAHGELGGHIASYASAADLFEVGFNHFFRAGSAEAPGDLIYMQPHSAPGIYARAYLEGFLDEEDLALFRQEISARAQGRRGLSSYPHPWLMPDFWQFPTGSMGIGPINAIYQARFMRYLEHRGLSVPAGRRVWGIFGDGEMDEPESVAALTLAAREKLDNLVFVINCNLQRLDGPVRGNGRIIDELETLYDGAGWNVIKLLWGGDWDPLLARDSEGVLAQAFQNTVDGQFQTFAAKDGAYNRSHFFGQNPALATLVADLDDDAIDRLRRGGHDMQKIHAAYHRAVRHRGRPTVILAQTKKGFGMGETGQGRMTTHQQKKLDDEALLAFRDRFDLPISDDDCLNLRFYRPHEDSPEMRHLHARRQALGGYLPRRRAGDTALSTPGAAEFAGFALQAGGKTMSSTMAVVRMLTQLLKQAPLGPRVVPIVADEARTFGMANLFRQIGIYSAQGQLYEPEDIGSVLSYREARDGQILEEGITEAGAISSWTAAGSSYSTHNLPTLPCYIYYSMFGFQRIGDLIWAAADQRCRGFLIGATSGRSTLGGEGLQHQDGSSHLIAASVPNCRAYDPAYAYEVAIIVEAGMQRMLQAQHDEFYYLTVTNENLAQPDLPAGASEGILRGMHRVRAVPQPALRLLGAGPMLPESLAAAALLESRHGIYAEVWSVTSFSELARDSRRAEREAALGMESAPAWIAHCLPDALPTVAVSDYVRAVPDQISNWVPGPYRSLGTDGFGRSDTRQRLRDFFEISAEWIVLHALDLLAARDKTWQTALQTQRQNLTAASRRLPPWRG, encoded by the coding sequence ATGCCCGCCATCTGCCCCACCGTCGACAGCGACGCCATCGAGACCGCTGAATGGCGCGATGCCCTGAGCTCCTTGTTGCATGCCGAGGGCGCCGAGCGGGCCACCCAGGTACTGCGCTGTCTGCTGGCCCATGCGGCCGATCTGGGCTTGCGGCTACCGCGCAACAGCCCCTATCTGAACACGATCGCCCGAACCGATGAGCCGGCCTTCCCGGGCGATCTCGCTCTGGAAGCACGTCTGGCTTGCATCAACCGCTGGAATGCCCTGGCGATGGTGGTGCGGGCCAACCAGGCCCATGGCGAGCTGGGCGGGCATATCGCCAGCTATGCCTCAGCGGCAGACTTGTTCGAGGTAGGCTTCAACCATTTCTTTCGCGCGGGCAGCGCCGAGGCGCCAGGCGACCTGATTTATATGCAGCCTCATTCGGCCCCCGGCATCTACGCCCGCGCCTATCTGGAGGGCTTTCTGGATGAAGAGGATCTAGCGCTTTTTCGACAGGAAATCAGCGCCCGCGCCCAAGGCCGACGGGGGCTGTCTTCCTATCCCCATCCCTGGTTGATGCCGGATTTCTGGCAGTTTCCGACAGGTTCGATGGGCATCGGCCCGATCAACGCCATCTATCAGGCGCGCTTCATGCGCTACCTGGAACATCGCGGCCTGTCGGTTCCGGCCGGACGCCGTGTCTGGGGTATTTTCGGCGATGGCGAGATGGATGAGCCGGAATCGGTCGCCGCTCTGACGCTGGCTGCCCGCGAAAAACTGGACAACCTGGTATTCGTCATCAACTGCAATCTGCAGCGGCTTGATGGACCGGTTCGTGGCAATGGCCGCATCATCGACGAACTGGAGACGCTGTACGATGGCGCAGGCTGGAATGTCATCAAACTGCTGTGGGGCGGGGACTGGGACCCCCTGCTCGCCCGGGATAGCGAAGGCGTCCTGGCGCAGGCCTTCCAGAATACCGTCGACGGTCAGTTCCAGACTTTCGCCGCCAAAGACGGCGCTTATAACCGCTCGCATTTCTTCGGCCAAAACCCGGCGCTGGCGACCTTGGTCGCCGATCTCGACGACGATGCCATCGACCGCCTGCGCCGCGGCGGCCACGACATGCAGAAAATCCACGCGGCCTACCACCGCGCAGTACGGCATCGCGGTCGGCCTACTGTCATCCTGGCACAGACTAAAAAGGGTTTCGGCATGGGCGAAACCGGCCAAGGCCGCATGACCACGCACCAACAGAAAAAACTTGATGACGAGGCGCTGCTGGCCTTCCGGGATCGTTTTGATTTGCCCATTTCCGACGACGACTGCCTGAACCTGCGTTTTTATCGTCCGCACGAAGACAGCCCGGAAATGCGCCATCTTCATGCGCGGCGTCAGGCGCTGGGCGGCTATCTGCCCCGCCGCAGGGCCGGCGATACCGCACTGTCCACGCCCGGCGCCGCCGAGTTCGCCGGTTTTGCTCTGCAAGCCGGTGGCAAAACAATGTCATCGACCATGGCCGTGGTGCGTATGCTGACGCAATTGCTCAAGCAGGCGCCGCTTGGTCCACGCGTGGTTCCCATCGTGGCCGACGAGGCGCGCACCTTCGGCATGGCGAATCTGTTTCGGCAGATTGGCATCTATTCCGCCCAGGGTCAGCTTTATGAGCCAGAGGATATCGGCTCGGTGCTTTCCTATCGTGAGGCCCGCGACGGCCAGATTCTCGAAGAAGGCATCACCGAGGCAGGCGCGATTTCCTCCTGGACGGCTGCAGGCAGCAGCTACTCTACCCACAACCTGCCCACCCTGCCCTGCTATATCTATTACTCGATGTTCGGCTTTCAGCGTATCGGCGACCTGATCTGGGCAGCCGCTGACCAGCGCTGTCGGGGTTTTTTGATCGGCGCCACCTCGGGACGCAGCACGCTGGGAGGTGAAGGTCTACAGCACCAGGACGGCAGCAGCCATCTGATCGCCGCCAGCGTGCCCAACTGCCGGGCCTACGACCCTGCCTATGCCTATGAGGTCGCCATTATCGTCGAGGCCGGCATGCAGCGGATGTTGCAGGCGCAACATGACGAGTTTTATTACCTGACTGTCACCAATGAAAACCTGGCGCAGCCCGACCTGCCAGCAGGCGCAAGCGAAGGCATTCTGCGTGGCATGCATCGTGTGCGCGCCGTGCCGCAACCCGCGCTGCGCCTGCTGGGCGCAGGCCCCATGCTGCCTGAATCTCTTGCCGCCGCCGCCTTGCTGGAGTCACGCCACGGCATCTACGCCGAAGTCTGGAGCGTGACGAGTTTCAGCGAACTAGCGCGCGACAGCCGCCGCGCCGAACGCGAGGCGGCGCTCGGCATGGAAAGCGCTCCCGCCTGGATCGCGCACTGCCTGCCTGACGCCTTGCCCACCGTAGCGGTCTCCGATTATGTGCGCGCAGTCCCGGACCAGATCAGCAACTGGGTGCCCGGCCCTTACCGCAGCCTGGGGACCGACGGGTTTGGGCGCAGCGACACACGCCAGCGACTGCGCGACTTTTTCGAGATCAGCGCCGAATGGATTGTGCTGCATGCGCTGGACCTGCTGGCCGCCCGCGATAAAACCTGGCAGACGGCCCTCCAGACACAGCGGCAAAACCTCACCGCTGCCTCGCGCAGGCTGCCTCCCTGGCGGGGCTGA
- a CDS encoding DUF2214 family protein, which translates to MLQDALLAWLHYVAIFLVVVLLTAESVLLRPSLNSETIARLIRYDRFYLLAALLALVSGVLRFAFGAKGGLFYMINPWFHAKITLFVIIGLCSIKPTLHYLRWRDNATGHDGTPPSPEQVKSVRRWVMIEAHLLILMLLFATLMAGGVSF; encoded by the coding sequence ATGTTGCAAGACGCTCTGCTCGCTTGGCTGCACTATGTCGCCATCTTTCTCGTCGTCGTGTTGCTCACCGCCGAGTCTGTGCTGCTGCGTCCTTCGCTTAATAGCGAGACTATCGCCCGCTTGATCCGCTATGACCGCTTCTACCTGCTGGCCGCGCTGCTGGCTCTGGTGAGCGGTGTGCTGCGCTTTGCTTTCGGCGCCAAAGGCGGATTGTTCTATATGATCAATCCGTGGTTTCACGCCAAGATCACGCTATTTGTCATTATCGGGCTCTGTTCGATCAAACCCACGCTGCACTACCTGCGCTGGCGCGACAACGCCACCGGCCATGATGGCACGCCGCCTTCGCCCGAGCAGGTCAAAAGCGTGCGCCGTTGGGTCATGATCGAAGCCCACCTTCTCATTCTGATGCTGCTGTTCGCCACCTTGATGGCCGGCGGTGTCAGTTTTTGA